From a region of the Hymenobacter jejuensis genome:
- a CDS encoding exo-beta-1,4-galactosidase: MRLVAKLGFFFWFGVLSGPLQAADVLPLAGEWHCRLDPEDAGITARWFATSLPQTVRLPGSLAENGLGDPVSLRTKWTATIYDSSWFYNPRMAKYRRADNFKIPFWLTPNTYYVGPAWYQKTVDIPAAWRGRRLLLFLERAHYATRVWVDNAEVGQQVSLVAPHLYELTKVLSPGPHTLTVRVDNRLETLNVGPDSHSVSDHIQGNWNGLIGRLELQAGPPVFLQSVQVYPDVAHRAARVKLVVQNTTAKSLRSIVQLAAQAYNSATAHQVAPMQTAFVAKTGETSLELTLPMGEAVQLWDEFHPALYRLTAALRPKKSTADEQQVSFGMREIKAVGNRLVVNGRPIFLRGDLHNGEFPLTGYPAMDVPAWTRVLQVLKNYGFNHVRFHSWCPPEAAFTAADQLGFYLQPEGPSWPNHGTSLGDGRPVDQFIYDETTRMATAYGNHASYCMLSAGNEPAGRNQAKYLADFIKFWKSSDSRRIYTGASVAMSWPLVPENEYMIKSGARGLPWAKDRPNSTFDYRAAIEKFPMPYVTHEMGQWCVFPDFKEISQYTGVYKARNLELFREDLADRGMGDQAEAFLQASGKLQLLCYKSEIEATLRTPGLAGFQLLGLQDFPGQGTALVGVLNPFFREKGYATAAQYRRFCQPTVPLARLPKFVFTSDETFEAATELYHYGPEDLPQTTFTWTVKAPDGSFVAQGQFVPAAVPTGTNTPLGTVRLPLGRITKATQLTLEIAAPGTAIANDWNFWVYPARLPALLPSEVYCCTRLDAKAQQVLARGGRVLLNAAGQVVKGKEVAMSFTPVFWNTSWFKMRPPHVTGFVVDPTHPALADFPTEAHSDLQWWEIVNQAQVMHLEDFPAGFRPIVQPIDTWFLNRRLALVLEARVGPGRLLVSSANLAPTDDAQRPAARQLYYSLLRYAQSARFNPAAAVDLQVVKDLFETPSREQFSTFTKGSPDELKPQHK, from the coding sequence ATGCGCCTTGTTGCCAAGCTTGGTTTCTTCTTCTGGTTTGGCGTTTTATCGGGGCCGCTGCAGGCCGCCGACGTGCTGCCGCTGGCAGGCGAGTGGCACTGCCGGCTCGACCCCGAGGATGCGGGAATTACGGCCCGCTGGTTTGCCACTAGCCTGCCCCAAACCGTGCGCTTGCCGGGGTCGCTGGCCGAGAATGGCTTGGGCGACCCGGTCTCGTTGCGAACCAAGTGGACGGCCACCATCTACGACAGTTCGTGGTTCTACAATCCGCGCATGGCCAAGTACCGTCGGGCCGACAACTTCAAGATTCCATTCTGGCTCACCCCCAACACATACTACGTCGGGCCGGCCTGGTACCAGAAAACAGTCGACATTCCCGCCGCCTGGCGCGGGCGGCGGCTTCTGCTGTTCCTGGAGCGTGCCCACTACGCTACCCGCGTGTGGGTGGACAACGCCGAGGTGGGGCAGCAGGTGTCGCTGGTGGCTCCGCACCTGTACGAACTGACCAAGGTCTTGTCACCAGGCCCGCACACGCTCACCGTGCGCGTCGATAACCGCCTGGAAACCTTGAACGTAGGTCCCGACTCGCACAGCGTATCCGACCACATCCAAGGCAACTGGAACGGGCTGATTGGCCGGTTGGAGCTGCAGGCCGGGCCGCCGGTCTTCTTGCAGAGCGTGCAGGTGTACCCGGATGTAGCCCACCGCGCGGCGCGGGTGAAGCTAGTAGTGCAAAACACCACTGCCAAGTCGCTCCGGAGTATCGTGCAGCTCGCCGCGCAGGCGTACAACAGCGCCACGGCTCACCAAGTAGCTCCAATGCAGACAGCTTTCGTAGCCAAGACCGGCGAAACAAGCCTAGAACTCACGCTGCCCATGGGTGAGGCGGTACAGCTGTGGGACGAGTTTCACCCAGCTCTTTACCGGCTCACCGCCGCGCTCCGGCCGAAAAAAAGTACAGCCGACGAGCAGCAGGTTTCTTTCGGAATGCGCGAAATCAAGGCCGTGGGCAACCGGTTGGTGGTCAATGGCCGGCCCATATTCCTGCGCGGCGACTTGCACAACGGCGAGTTCCCGCTGACGGGCTATCCGGCCATGGACGTGCCCGCTTGGACGCGGGTGCTGCAAGTGCTGAAAAATTACGGTTTCAACCACGTCCGCTTTCATTCGTGGTGCCCACCCGAAGCGGCATTCACTGCGGCTGACCAGCTGGGGTTTTATCTGCAGCCCGAGGGGCCGAGCTGGCCTAACCACGGCACCTCCCTGGGCGACGGACGCCCCGTCGACCAGTTTATCTACGACGAGACCACGCGCATGGCCACGGCCTACGGCAATCATGCTTCGTACTGCATGCTGTCGGCGGGCAACGAGCCGGCTGGCCGTAACCAGGCCAAGTACCTGGCTGACTTCATAAAGTTCTGGAAGTCAAGTGATTCGCGTCGCATTTATACGGGGGCATCCGTGGCCATGAGTTGGCCCTTAGTCCCCGAAAACGAATACATGATTAAGTCGGGGGCGCGGGGGCTGCCCTGGGCCAAAGACCGTCCCAACAGCACCTTCGACTACCGCGCCGCTATTGAGAAGTTCCCGATGCCCTACGTTACCCATGAGATGGGCCAATGGTGCGTGTTCCCCGATTTCAAGGAAATAAGCCAGTACACCGGCGTCTACAAAGCTCGCAATCTGGAGCTGTTCCGCGAAGACCTCGCCGACCGCGGTATGGGCGACCAGGCCGAGGCGTTTTTGCAGGCATCGGGCAAGCTGCAGCTGTTATGCTATAAAAGCGAAATTGAGGCGACCCTGCGCACGCCGGGCTTAGCGGGGTTTCAACTGCTTGGGCTTCAAGATTTTCCGGGGCAGGGCACAGCGCTGGTTGGCGTGCTCAACCCGTTCTTCCGGGAGAAAGGCTACGCGACGGCGGCGCAGTACCGGCGCTTCTGCCAGCCCACGGTGCCGCTGGCCCGGTTGCCTAAGTTTGTATTTACCAGCGACGAAACGTTTGAGGCGGCCACCGAACTCTACCACTACGGCCCTGAAGATTTGCCCCAAACCACCTTCACCTGGACAGTGAAGGCGCCCGATGGCTCCTTCGTAGCCCAAGGTCAATTCGTGCCGGCTGCCGTGCCCACGGGCACCAACACGCCGCTGGGCACCGTGCGCTTGCCGCTGGGCCGCATCACGAAAGCCACCCAGCTGACGCTGGAAATTGCCGCCCCCGGTACCGCCATTGCCAATGACTGGAACTTCTGGGTGTACCCGGCCCGGCTGCCGGCGCTCCTTCCAAGCGAGGTGTACTGTTGCACCCGCCTCGACGCCAAAGCCCAGCAAGTGCTGGCCCGAGGCGGCCGGGTGCTGCTCAATGCTGCGGGTCAGGTGGTGAAGGGCAAGGAGGTAGCGATGAGCTTCACGCCCGTGTTCTGGAACACGTCGTGGTTTAAGATGCGCCCGCCCCATGTTACCGGTTTTGTGGTCGACCCAACGCACCCCGCCCTGGCGGACTTCCCCACGGAGGCGCACAGCGACTTGCAGTGGTGGGAAATCGTCAACCAAGCCCAGGTGATGCACTTGGAAGACTTCCCTGCGGGCTTTCGGCCCATTGTGCAGCCCATTGACACTTGGTTTTTGAACCGCCGCCTCGCCCTGGTGCTGGAGGCTAGGGTAGGCCCTGGTCGCCTGCTTGTGTCCAGCGCCAACCTCGCCCCAACAGACGATGCCCAGCGCCCGGCGGCCCGTCAGCTATACTACAGCCTGCTGCGCTACGCGCAGTCGGCACGCTTCAACCCGGCAGCAGCCGTTGACCTGCAAGTGGTGAAAGACCTGTTCGAAACGCCCTCGCGGGAGCAGTTCAGCACCTTCACCAAAGGCAGTCCCGACGAACTAAAACCGCAGCATAAATAA
- a CDS encoding glycoside hydrolase family 43 protein, with translation MRPFRFLVIFLLQCFVVRAQSIELVNPILTGFYPDPSIVKVGADYYLVNSTFSYFPGIPVMHSKDLKNWKQIGNVISRPSQMNFLGDRMTRGLFAPAIEHHNGTFYVTCTLIDHKGNFVVTAKNPAGPWSDPIFLPEVKGIDPSLYFEGNKAYVIYNSDPPDNKPLYDGHRSIKIIELNPQTMQTVGEAKIVVNGGVDLSKKPVWIEGPHLMKRGDWYYLYAAEGGTSVNHTEVVFRSKAPLGPFVPYEKNPILSQRELPKDRQDPITSAGHAQFVEGPDGKTYAIFLAVRPYEGNYYNTGRETFIVPVVWKDEWPITDPGANGVQYRYKANYAEVKQPGARPQSGNFSYTLTFEKQLDPALLFMRTVDSANFSLSKANGLTMKLKPETCAELGNPAFVGKRQQHMYGSAETELAFSAKAENETAGLVVFQDEKHFYYLCKSVEKGKPVLQLWKSTPEPKNLELLAKAPLKAAAAKVRLRINADGDTYSFHFSEDGKTYALLKDKVDARFLSTQTAGGFIGCMFGLYGTSAGQPTTNTASFKWLKYEGHDPMYKQ, from the coding sequence ATGAGACCATTCCGCTTCCTGGTAATTTTCTTGCTACAATGTTTTGTAGTACGCGCACAATCGATTGAGTTAGTCAATCCGATTCTAACGGGCTTCTACCCAGACCCTAGCATTGTTAAGGTCGGAGCGGACTACTACCTGGTGAATTCCACCTTTTCTTACTTTCCGGGCATTCCGGTCATGCACAGCAAAGACCTGAAAAACTGGAAGCAAATCGGCAACGTCATCAGCCGGCCCTCGCAGATGAACTTCCTAGGCGACCGCATGACCCGCGGCTTGTTTGCCCCAGCCATTGAGCATCACAACGGCACTTTCTACGTCACGTGCACACTCATCGACCACAAAGGCAACTTCGTGGTAACGGCCAAAAACCCCGCGGGCCCGTGGAGCGACCCGATTTTCTTGCCGGAAGTAAAAGGCATCGACCCCTCGCTGTATTTTGAGGGCAACAAGGCCTACGTCATCTACAACAGCGACCCGCCCGACAACAAGCCGCTCTACGATGGCCACCGCTCCATCAAGATCATCGAACTGAATCCGCAAACGATGCAGACCGTGGGCGAGGCCAAGATCGTGGTGAACGGGGGAGTAGACCTGAGCAAAAAACCCGTCTGGATCGAGGGGCCGCACCTGATGAAGCGAGGCGACTGGTACTACCTCTACGCGGCCGAAGGCGGCACCTCGGTCAACCACACCGAAGTGGTGTTCCGCAGCAAGGCGCCCTTGGGGCCGTTTGTGCCCTACGAGAAAAACCCCATTCTTTCGCAGCGCGAGTTGCCTAAAGACCGCCAAGACCCCATTACCTCGGCCGGGCACGCGCAGTTTGTAGAAGGGCCCGATGGTAAGACCTACGCCATTTTTCTGGCTGTGCGGCCCTACGAGGGCAACTACTACAATACCGGGCGTGAAACCTTCATTGTGCCCGTGGTGTGGAAAGATGAGTGGCCCATCACGGATCCCGGAGCCAACGGCGTGCAGTACCGCTACAAGGCCAACTACGCCGAGGTAAAGCAGCCCGGCGCCCGGCCGCAGAGCGGCAACTTCAGCTACACGCTCACTTTTGAGAAGCAGCTAGACCCCGCGCTGCTCTTCATGCGCACGGTCGACAGCGCCAACTTCTCCTTGAGCAAAGCCAACGGCCTCACCATGAAGCTGAAGCCGGAAACGTGCGCGGAGCTCGGCAACCCTGCCTTCGTTGGCAAGCGCCAGCAGCATATGTATGGCAGCGCTGAAACGGAGCTGGCCTTTTCGGCCAAGGCAGAAAACGAAACCGCGGGCCTGGTGGTGTTTCAAGACGAAAAGCACTTCTACTACCTCTGCAAGTCAGTGGAAAAAGGGAAGCCTGTGCTACAGCTGTGGAAGAGCACGCCCGAGCCCAAGAACCTGGAACTGTTGGCCAAAGCGCCGCTAAAAGCGGCGGCCGCCAAGGTGCGGCTGCGCATCAATGCCGACGGCGACACGTACAGCTTCCACTTTTCGGAGGATGGCAAAACCTATGCTTTGTTGAAAGACAAAGTAGACGCGCGTTTTCTGAGCACGCAGACCGCGGGCGGGTTTATCGGGTGCATGTTCGGGCTGTACGGCACGTCGGCGGGGCAGCCAACCACCAACACCGCTTCCTTCAAGTGGCTCAAATACGAGGGGCACGACCCCATGTACAAGCAATAA
- a CDS encoding glycoside hydrolase family 97 protein — protein sequence MRLLPLLCLLALPLAAAQAAAQPIRISSPDGAVLVTVAVTAQGQPTYAVHYRQAELLRPSKLGLQLASADLTQGLKLTKADKQTAVADDYQLATDKRANCHYRANRRVLHFAGKAGAPQLSVVFQVSNDGVAFQYVLEGSSLDVQRIANEATTFHLPASAKGWLHPHAKAQTGFANTQPSYEEYYQRGIAAGTPSTLGQGWSFPALFEVNGHWVLLTEAGIGRSYCGSHLAHAAPDVEYSVAFPQPPEKTTPEAALLPESHLPWRTPWRVLVVGNSLAPIVESTLTTDVSPPAQTSALPDAPGKASWSWVLLGDQNTTYDVQRRFIDYAASMGWHYCLVDALWDKQIGYDKMQELAQYARSKNVGLLVWYNSNGHWNEAPQTPTNVLFEPESRRKEFARLKQMGVAGVKIDFFGGDGQSFMNYYQDLLTDAAQAGLLVNFHGATLPRGWNRTYPNLMTMEAVRGFEFLTFDQANTDQEATHCATLPFTRNAVGPMDFTPMAFSEIRGKQRRTSNAFELALSVLFQSGIQHYAEVPEGMAAQPAYVQEFVKKLPPRWADVKLMDGYPGQYAVLARQTPGGAWYVAGINATDSPKTIQVDLGKLGLQGGTLITDGATNRSFSTRPVAGRTVSVTLPAQGGFVVQP from the coding sequence ATGCGCTTACTTCCACTGCTTTGCCTCTTGGCGTTACCGCTCGCCGCAGCCCAAGCGGCCGCCCAGCCCATCCGCATCAGCAGCCCCGACGGGGCCGTGTTGGTGACGGTTGCCGTAACGGCCCAGGGCCAGCCTACCTACGCCGTGCACTACCGCCAGGCCGAGCTTCTGCGGCCCTCGAAGCTGGGCCTGCAACTCGCTAGTGCCGACCTTACCCAAGGCCTGAAGCTGACGAAAGCCGACAAGCAAACGGCCGTGGCCGACGACTACCAGCTGGCCACCGACAAACGAGCGAATTGCCACTACCGGGCCAACCGGCGCGTGCTGCATTTTGCGGGGAAGGCCGGGGCGCCGCAGCTCAGCGTGGTGTTTCAGGTGTCGAACGACGGGGTAGCCTTTCAGTACGTGCTCGAAGGCTCAAGCCTGGATGTGCAACGCATTGCTAATGAGGCTACTACGTTTCACCTGCCGGCAAGCGCCAAGGGATGGCTGCACCCGCACGCCAAAGCCCAGACCGGATTTGCCAACACGCAGCCTTCCTACGAGGAGTATTACCAGCGTGGCATAGCCGCTGGCACGCCCTCCACGCTCGGGCAGGGCTGGTCGTTCCCGGCTTTGTTCGAGGTAAACGGGCACTGGGTGCTGCTCACCGAGGCCGGCATAGGCCGCAGCTACTGCGGCAGCCACCTGGCCCACGCCGCGCCCGACGTCGAGTACAGCGTGGCCTTTCCGCAACCCCCCGAAAAAACCACGCCCGAGGCAGCCCTGCTGCCCGAAAGCCACCTGCCGTGGCGCACGCCCTGGCGCGTGCTGGTAGTGGGCAACTCGCTGGCACCCATTGTCGAATCGACGCTGACGACCGACGTGAGCCCCCCGGCCCAGACGTCGGCCCTGCCCGACGCGCCCGGTAAGGCGTCGTGGTCGTGGGTGCTGCTCGGCGACCAGAACACCACCTACGACGTGCAGCGCCGCTTCATCGACTATGCCGCCAGCATGGGCTGGCACTATTGCCTGGTCGATGCCTTATGGGACAAGCAGATCGGCTACGACAAAATGCAGGAGCTGGCCCAGTACGCGCGTTCCAAAAACGTGGGCCTGCTGGTGTGGTACAACTCAAACGGCCACTGGAACGAGGCCCCGCAAACCCCAACCAACGTGCTTTTTGAGCCCGAAAGCCGGCGCAAGGAATTTGCCCGCCTCAAGCAAATGGGCGTGGCGGGCGTGAAAATCGACTTTTTCGGGGGCGACGGGCAGTCGTTTATGAATTACTACCAAGACTTGCTGACCGATGCTGCCCAGGCAGGCTTGCTCGTCAACTTCCACGGTGCAACCCTGCCTAGGGGCTGGAACCGCACTTACCCCAACCTGATGACGATGGAAGCCGTGCGCGGCTTCGAGTTTCTGACCTTCGACCAGGCCAACACCGATCAGGAGGCCACCCACTGCGCTACCCTGCCCTTCACCCGCAACGCCGTGGGACCCATGGACTTTACGCCCATGGCCTTTTCGGAAATTCGGGGCAAGCAGCGCCGCACTTCCAATGCCTTTGAGCTGGCGCTGTCGGTGCTGTTTCAGTCGGGCATTCAGCACTACGCGGAGGTGCCCGAGGGCATGGCCGCACAGCCCGCCTACGTGCAGGAGTTCGTGAAGAAGCTGCCGCCGCGCTGGGCCGACGTGAAGCTTATGGACGGCTACCCCGGCCAGTACGCGGTGCTGGCCCGCCAGACGCCGGGTGGCGCGTGGTACGTGGCTGGCATCAACGCCACCGACTCGCCCAAAACCATTCAGGTTGACCTCGGCAAGCTGGGCCTGCAAGGCGGTACGCTCATCACTGACGGGGCCACCAACCGCAGTTTTAGCACGCGGCCCGTCGCGGGCCGCACCGTCAGCGTGACGCTGCCCGCGCAGGGCGGCTTCGTGGTGCAGCCTTAA
- a CDS encoding glycosyl hydrolase family 8, with product MNTFFTFVYRGRVGLLLLGLLYAGLGCVDAQRAPKSAATSQKGAFYTGKYPNLLRKAGYSQTAIDQKISQTYQALFEGPNRIYFEVGDSMAYVSDLKNHDARTEGLSYGMMVAVQLNKKAVFDRIWRWSKKYLQHQEGPLAGYFAWSVNPATLKRNSEGPASDGELHFVTSLLFASNRWGNNTGINYYQEARRILDAMWKKDGTGDVFNLINTQHKQISFVPVGDMYNWTDPSYHVPAFLEVWAAYAKDGHEPFYKACADTSRAFLHRACSAATGLNYDYTEFSGKPHATKWAPPAFRYDSWRVPMNIAMDYVWFGQDKAWQQQYARRLQGFLRGKGLNTFEDQFNVDGSRPDFILPAGNVKKLRHSLGLVATSASASLMGQDPKLDFVHALWDAKLAPYEDAYFDPYYDGLLYLFSLLHLSGKYQAIKPG from the coding sequence ATGAATACATTCTTCACCTTTGTTTACCGCGGTCGGGTTGGCCTGCTGCTCCTCGGCCTGCTGTATGCCGGCTTGGGCTGCGTGGACGCCCAGCGCGCGCCCAAGTCGGCTGCCACCAGCCAGAAAGGAGCTTTCTACACGGGCAAGTACCCCAACCTGCTGCGGAAGGCCGGCTACTCCCAAACCGCCATCGACCAGAAAATATCTCAGACCTACCAGGCGCTGTTTGAAGGGCCCAACCGAATTTACTTCGAGGTAGGCGACTCGATGGCCTACGTATCGGACTTGAAAAACCACGACGCCCGCACCGAAGGCCTGTCGTACGGGATGATGGTGGCGGTGCAGCTCAACAAAAAAGCGGTGTTTGACCGTATTTGGCGCTGGTCGAAGAAGTATTTGCAGCACCAGGAAGGACCCCTGGCGGGTTATTTCGCCTGGAGCGTCAACCCGGCCACGCTGAAGCGAAATTCTGAGGGCCCTGCCTCCGATGGAGAACTGCATTTCGTTACTAGTCTGCTATTTGCGTCCAACCGTTGGGGCAACAACACTGGCATCAATTACTACCAGGAAGCCCGCCGGATTCTGGATGCCATGTGGAAGAAGGACGGCACCGGCGACGTATTCAACCTGATAAACACCCAACACAAGCAGATATCCTTCGTGCCGGTGGGCGACATGTACAACTGGACGGACCCGTCGTACCACGTGCCGGCGTTTCTGGAAGTGTGGGCTGCCTACGCCAAAGACGGCCACGAGCCATTTTACAAAGCGTGCGCCGATACGTCGCGGGCCTTTTTGCACCGCGCGTGCAGCGCCGCCACCGGCCTCAACTACGACTACACCGAGTTTAGCGGGAAGCCCCACGCGACCAAGTGGGCGCCGCCGGCTTTTCGCTACGATTCGTGGCGGGTGCCCATGAACATTGCCATGGACTACGTGTGGTTTGGCCAGGACAAAGCTTGGCAGCAGCAGTATGCACGGCGTTTGCAGGGGTTTCTGCGCGGCAAGGGCCTGAACACGTTCGAAGACCAGTTTAACGTCGATGGCTCGCGGCCCGACTTCATACTGCCGGCGGGCAACGTCAAGAAGCTACGGCACTCGCTGGGGCTGGTCGCCACCAGTGCCTCGGCCTCGCTCATGGGGCAAGACCCCAAGCTGGACTTTGTGCACGCGCTCTGGGACGCCAAGCTGGCGCCCTACGAAGATGCTTACTTCGACCCATACTACGACGGCCTGTTGTACCTGTTCAGCTTGCTGCACTTAAGCGGCAAGTACCAGGCGATCAAGCCCGGGTAA